The Vicia villosa cultivar HV-30 ecotype Madison, WI linkage group LG1, Vvil1.0, whole genome shotgun sequence genome includes a region encoding these proteins:
- the LOC131644439 gene encoding pentatricopeptide repeat-containing protein At3g63370, chloroplastic, with protein sequence MRYFSHLRPCTTTTHATMPPSTLPTNSPITTLPNFSPKPTSLNDAFQSLTHFFTHPSFPTSNFPLQQAYSQALDLCASHKALSQGQQLHARFLKTQNSFDTVFLNTKFVHMYAKCGSFLDAEKLFDEMTERTIFTWNAMLGASVSSGRYFEAIELYKEMRVLGVSLDAFTFPLVLKGCGALNERRLGCEIHGLAVKCGFGAFVFVCNALIAMYAKCGDLGGARMLFDSALVEKEDPVSWNSIISAHASEGQCFEALSLFRSMQEVGVEVNSYTFVSALQACEDPTFIKMGRGIHAVILKSNHFTDVYVSNALVAMYAKCGKMEDAERVFKSMIYKDCVSWNTLLSGMVQNDLYSDALNYFRDMLDSGQKPDQVSVLNMIAASGRAGNLLTGMEVHAYAIRNGIDSNMHIGNTLIDMYGKCCCVKYMGNIFEYMPQKDLVSWTTIIAGYAQNECHLEALNLSRRVHLERMEVDPMMIGSILMACSGLKSEKLIKEIHGYVLKKGLADILIQNAIVNVYGDVALIDYARHVFESINSKDIVSWTSMITCCVHNGLPIEALELFHTLKKTNIEPDSITFVSLLSAAAALSSLKKGREIHGFLIRKGFLLEGPIANSLVDMYARCGTVENAKNIFNYAKQKDLMLWTSMINANGMHGCGQDAIDLFNKMTDGNVLPDHITFLALLYACSHSGLVVEGKRLFELMKYEYQLEPWPEHYACLVDLLGRSNSLEEAHHFVKNMPIEPSAEVWCALLGACRIHSNKELGEVVAKKLLQLNTENSGNYVLVSNTFAADGRWNDVEEVRLRMKGVGLKKKPGCSWIEVKNKIHTFMARDKSHPQSDEIYLKLDQLTKVLKEKGGYEAQTKLVFHDVCEEEKTQMLYGHSERLALGYGLLVTPKGTSLRITKNLRICDDCHAFFKIASEVSQRTLVVRDASRFHHFERGLCSCGDFW encoded by the coding sequence ATGAGATATTTCTCTCATCTTCGTCCATGCACCACCACCACCCACGCTACAATGCCCCCTTCAACCCTTCCCACAAACTCTCCCATCACCACACTTCCCAACTTTTCTCCCAAACCCACCTCCCTCAACGACGCTTTTCAATCCCTTACCCATTTCTTCACCCACCCATCATTCCCAACATCCAATTTCCCTCTTCAACAAGCTTATTCTCAAGCTCTCGACCTCTGTGCTTCCCATAAAGCTCTTTCTCAAGGCCAACAGTTACATGCCCGTTTCCTCAAAACTCAAAACTCCTTTGATACCGTCTTTCTCAACACCAAGTTTGTCCACATGTACGCAAAATGTGGCTCCTTTCTTGATGCAGAGAAACTGTTCGATGAAATGACCGAACGAACCATTTTCACTTGGAATGCAATGCTAGGCGCGTCCGTGTCAAGTGGTAGATATTTCGAGGCGATTGAATTGTATAAAGAGATGAGAGTTCTTGGGGTGTCACTTGATGCTTTTACTTTTCCTTTAGTGCTCAAAGGGTGTGGTGCTCTTAATGAGAGGCGTTTGGGGTGTGAAATCCATGGTTTGGCTGTTAAGTGTGGATTTGGTGCTTTTGTTTTTGTGTGTAATGCGCTTATTGCTATGTATGCTAAATGTGGCGATCTTGGTGGAGCTAGGATGTTGTTTGATAGTGCTTTGGTTGAGAAAGAGGATCCTGTATCATGGAATTCTATCATTTCTGCACATGCTTCTGAGGGTCAGTGCTTTGAGGCGTTGTCACTTTTTAGAAGTATGCAAGAGGTTGGCGTTGAGGTTAATTCGTACACTTTTGTTTCGGCTCTGCAAGCTTGTGAAGATCCGACCTTTATTAAAATGGGTAGGGGGATACATGCTGTTATTTTGAAATCTAATCATTTCACTGATGTATACGTTTCCAATGCTTTGGTTGCGATGTATGCAAAATGTGGTAAAATGGAGGATGCTGAAAGAGTTTTTAAAAGTATGATTTACAAGGATTGTGTATCGTGGAATACGCTGCTTTCGGGTATGGTCCAAAATGATCTATATAGTGATGCTCTAAACTACTTTCGGGATATGCTGGATTCCGGTCAAAAGCCTGATCAGGTGTCAGTTCTAAACATGATTGCAGCATCGGGCAGAGCGGGAAATTTATTGACTGGCATGGAAGTCCATGCTTATGCAATAAGAAATGGAATAGATTCTAATATGCATATTGGGAACACCCTGATAGATATGTATGGGAAGTGTTGTTGTGTTAAATATATGGGCAACATTTTTGAGTATATGCCCCAGAAGGACTTGGTTTCTTGGACTACAATTATTGCTGGCTATGCACAGAACGAATGCCATCTGGAAGCCTTAAATCTGTCGAGGAGGGTCCACTTAGAAAGGATGGAAGTTGATCCTATGATGATTGGAAGCATTTTGATGGCTTGTAGTGGGTTAAAATCTGAAAAACTCATCAAAGAAATTCACGGTTACGTTTTGAAAAAAGGTTTAGCTGATATTTTGATACAAAATGCCATTGTCAATGTATACGGAGATGTCGCACTAATAGATTATGCAAGACATGTGTTTGAATCAATTAACTCCAAAGATATTGTGTCTTGGACAAGTATGATTACTTGCTGTGTTCATAATGGACTTCCaattgaagctcttgaacttTTCCACACTCTGAAAAAAACTAATATTGAACCTGATTCGATAACTTTTGTCAGCTTACTCTCTGCGGCTGCTGCTTTATCTTCATTGAAGAAAGGGAGGGAGATTCATGGATTTCTGATTAGGAAGGGTTTCCTCCTTGAGGGACCAATTGCTAACTCCCTGGTGGACATGTATGCTCGGTGTGGAACCGTGGAGAATGCAAAAAATATATTCAACTATGCTAAACAAAAAGATCTAATGTTGTGGACTTCTATGATTAATGCAAATGGAATGCATGGATGTGGACAGGATGCCATTGATTTATTCAACAAAATGACTGATGGAAATGTTCTTCCTGATCACATAACCTTCTTGGCTTTATTATATGCTTGCAGTCATTCAGGGTTAGTAGTTGAAGGTAAAAGGCTTTTTGAATTGATGAAATATGAATATCAACTGGAGCCCTGGCCAGAGCATTATGCTTGCCTGGTTGATCTCCTCGGTCGATCCAATTCTCTGGAAGAGGCTCACCATTTTGTGAAAAACATGCCTATTGAACCTTCTGCTGAGGTCTGGTGTGCTCTTCTTGGGGCTTGCCGTATTCATTCAAATAAAGAATTAGGAGAGGTTGTTGCGAAGAAGCTCTTACAATTAAATACAGAGAATTCAGGAAATTATGTTCTGGTATCAAACACGTTTGCAGCAGATGGAAGATGGAACGATGTAGAAGAAGTTAGGTTGAGAATGAAGGGAGTTGGATTGAAAAAAAAACCAGGATGCAGTTGGATTGAGGTTAAGAATAAGATTCACACCTTCATGGCAAGGGACAAGTCTCATCCACAGAGTGATGAAATTTATCTAAAATTGGACCAGCTTACAaaagttttgaaagaaaaaggAGGCTATGAGGCTCAAACAAAGTTGGTATTCCATGATGTTTGTGAAGAAGAGAAAACACAGATGCTTTATGGGCATAGTGAAAGGTTGGCACTTGGTTATGGTCTGCTTGTTACCCCTAAGGGTACTTCTCTTCGGATCACAAAGAACCTTCGAATTTGTGATGATTGCCATGCATTCTTTAAGATTGCGTCTGAAGTCTCCCAACGGACTCTTGTTGTAAGGGATGCCAGTAGGTTCCATCATTTTGAAAGGGGGCTTTGTTCATGTGGAGATTTCTGGTGA